One Nocardiopsis gilva YIM 90087 genomic window, CGTTCGCATGCGCCGGTGCTGTCCGCGCGCTCAGGCTCCTCATTCGCCGCCCTTGCGTCGGCGCCCGGCGAACGACAGCGCCAGCAGCAGGAGGAATCCGAACATCAGAGCGGCCAGCGAGACCGCCACCGACAGGGCGGCGTCGCGTTTGCCGATGTTGTTCACCTGCACCTGCAGCGTCGGGTAGTTGAGCAGGGAGGCGATCGTGAACTCGCCGAGCACCAGGGCCACCGAGATCAGCGCGGCCGACAGGATGGCGGCGCGCATGTTGGGCACCACCACGCGCAGCATCACCGACCACCACGACGCCCCGAGGCTCTGGGCGGCCTCGGCCAGTGTCTTGAGGTCGAAGGCGCGCAGCCCCGCGTCCAGCGCCCGGTAGGCGTAGGGCAGCACCAGGACGATGTAGACAAAGGACAGAGTGAGCGGGGTGTCGCCGATGAGGTAGCCGACCCAGGCGTAGATGGGGCCGAGGCCCACGACGATGACGATCGCGGGGATGGTCAGCGGCAGCAGGCAGACGAACTCCAGGAGGCGGTGCAGCCGCGGCAGGCGCAGTTGCACCAGCACCATGGTGGGGAGCAGCAGCACCAGCATTCCCACCACGGTCAGGGCGGCCAGCTGCAGCGATGTGGCGATGGCCGTCAGCAGCTGGCGGTCCTCGCCGATCGCCAGCCACGCCTCGGCGGTGCGCCCGTCTGGACCGCGCGTCGAGAACTCCAGCATGGCCAGCAGGGGAAACAGCAGGTAGGCGCCGATGACCAGCAGGATGGTCCAGCGCAGCAGGGCGGTCCCGCCGCGGCGCCGTCGGGCGGGGGCGGCCCCGTCGGGCTGTGCGGGAGCCGGGGTCGGGGTCAGCGCAGCCATCGTGCGGTCCGCCTTTGCAGCAGTGCGTACAGGGACATGACAACGGCGACGACCACGACCATCCCGAACGCCAGGGCGTAGCCGATGTCGGCCTGGCCGAGGATGACCTCGCTGGTCAGCGCGTTGCGGATCTGCAGCGTCACGATCGGCCCGCCCTGGGACACCAGCGCCGCCGCCGTGGCGAAGGAGGAGAAGGCGTTGGCGAAGAGCAGCAGGAACGATCCGGCGAACGCGGGGGCGAGGATGGGGCCGGCGACGTAGCGCCAGTAGTGCCAGGCGGAGCCGCCGAGGCTCTCGTTGGCCTCGCGCCACTGTTTGCGCAGGCCATCGAGGGCCGGGAGGAAGACGATGGTCATCAGTGGGATCTGGAAGTAGCAGTAGACCAGCACGAGTCCGGGCATGTCATAGAGCCAGTTGCCGGCGGCGAACAGGTCGAGGCCGAGGACGTCGCGCAGGATCAGGGTGAGCCACCCCTGCAGGCCGACGGTGGCCAGGAACGCGAAGGCCAACATGACGCCGCCGAACTGGGCGAGGACGCCGGAGAAGGCGGTCACGACGCGGCGCAGCCGACTCTCGGCTCCGGCGCTTCCGGCCCCGGAGGAGATGGCCCAGCTGAGCAGGGCGCCGGCGATCGCGCCGATCAGGGCGGTAATCAGGGACAGCCAGACCGAGCGGCCGAAGGCCGCCAGGTGCACCGATCCGGTGACCGCCGCGACGTTCTCCAGCGAGAACGTGCCGTCAGCGCCGGTGAGGGCGCCGGAGACGACGATCCCGGTGGGCCACAGCAGGAAGACCGCGACGAAGGCGAAGAAGGGCACCGCTCCGGCGTAGTCGCGTGCGGTGCGCAGCCAGGTCGCGGCCCGGCTGCGGGTGCGCGCGGGGCCGGGTGGTTCCGGTGCCCCCGCGTGCGGAGGGTCGTTGAGGGTACTCAATGGGTCTCTTCGTTTCTCGTTCACCTGGGCATCGGGACGGAGGATCTGCTCCGGCCGTGCGGGGTCGGGGGGAGAGGGTTTCGGTCTCCCGTGGCCTGGGGCGGGCGACGCGGATTCGCCTGAGGCGGATCAGCCCCCGCTGGAGGCGGCGGCGCCCGCGGGTCGGTCGCCCTTCGCTTCCAGGGCCAGCCTCTGGACCAGGGCGCATCGTCGCGTGGCGGAGGGGACGTCCCCGTGGTCGACGGGGGCGGACTCCGATGCGGCGCCGATCCGGTGGGATGGCTGCGGACCGACACCGCATCAGG contains:
- a CDS encoding ABC transporter permease — its product is MAALTPTPAPAQPDGAAPARRRRGGTALLRWTILLVIGAYLLFPLLAMLEFSTRGPDGRTAEAWLAIGEDRQLLTAIATSLQLAALTVVGMLVLLLPTMVLVQLRLPRLHRLLEFVCLLPLTIPAIVIVVGLGPIYAWVGYLIGDTPLTLSFVYIVLVLPYAYRALDAGLRAFDLKTLAEAAQSLGASWWSVMLRVVVPNMRAAILSAALISVALVLGEFTIASLLNYPTLQVQVNNIGKRDAALSVAVSLAALMFGFLLLLALSFAGRRRKGGE
- a CDS encoding ABC transporter permease, with product MSTLNDPPHAGAPEPPGPARTRSRAATWLRTARDYAGAVPFFAFVAVFLLWPTGIVVSGALTGADGTFSLENVAAVTGSVHLAAFGRSVWLSLITALIGAIAGALLSWAISSGAGSAGAESRLRRVVTAFSGVLAQFGGVMLAFAFLATVGLQGWLTLILRDVLGLDLFAAGNWLYDMPGLVLVYCYFQIPLMTIVFLPALDGLRKQWREANESLGGSAWHYWRYVAGPILAPAFAGSFLLLFANAFSSFATAAALVSQGGPIVTLQIRNALTSEVILGQADIGYALAFGMVVVVAVVMSLYALLQRRTARWLR